The Mycolicibacterium parafortuitum nucleotide sequence CGTCGATGCGGGAGAAGCCCGACGGCACCGAATCGCCGTTGACGTCACTGGCGGCCAGTCCGTTCATCAGGATGCCCGAGACAGCCTCGTCGACATCGCCTGCCGTCAGCGCGATCGTGTCGCCGTCCGGCGTCTGGATCTCCTTCGTCATCTTGGCGGTGGCCACGCCGGTCAGGCACGCCGTCCGCAGTGCGGCCGCGGCGTTGTCGAGTGCGAGACCACCGCGCTCCTGCTGGATCGCCAGCATGTAGCGCGAGACCAGCACCGAGTAGGCGACGTTGTCGCCGACGGCCAGGGAGCCGACTTGGTCCGGATCGGGTTGCGCGCTCAGATCCTCCAGGCCGTCGAGGTCGACGACGATCGTGTTGGTCGCCGGGCAGTATGACGCCGGCGGGCTGGGGCGGGCGTCGGCGCACGAGTCGGCGTCGCCGGGTTCGAAGCTCAGCGCCGGCGGGTTCTTCGGTTCGAACAGAACCTCCATCGCCTCGATGATGGAGCGGACGGACTCCTCGCTGACGGGCAGTTCGCCGGTCTGATCCTCGGGAAGCAGCACCGGAAGATCGCCGCGCCGCTGTGCGATCTCCTCAAGGTCGATGCCCGCACACGCCGACGGGCCGTCGGTGAAACCGAACTGGAACGCCGACAGGCGTTCGAAAGCCGAACCGTGCTCGTCGAATCCGACGTCCGGGTCGCCTTCGTTCAGCAGTGGGTCGCGCACCGAGATGACGCCGGCGAGCACGTTGTTCAGGCCCTCGCCGGTGCTCAAGGAGAAACGCTGTGAGGAGTCCTCGGCGACCCATCGCATGTATGCGCCGGAGAAGCAGTCGGCCTGTTGCTCGGCGACCAGCGTCGGGGTGTCCTTACCGGTCAATCCGCCCAGCCGGGAGATGGCGTGGCCGTACTCGTGGGCCAGCACCATCAGCACGCCGATGTCGCCGTGCGCGCGTTGCAGGGCGGGCAGCAGTTCGCCCCGGTCCCAGCCGATGGTGCGGTCGGCGTAGCAGAAGCCGGCGTTCACGAGACCGTAGGTGCTGTCTCCGCAGAACTCCCCGTCAAAGCCGTTGGCGTCCCACGAGATCAGCTCGGCGACGGGCTTGAACCGCTCGTCGAAGGTCTCGGGATAGGCCGTTGCCCAGTAGTCCTCGATATCGCTGATAGCGCTGGCGCCGAGCTCGTCGATCGCTCCGCCGTCGGTGCCCTCCACGTCGCGGGCCGGCCCTTCGGCGTTGGGGCGCAGCCCCGACGGGCCGTCTGTCGCTGGCATCCCGGCCACCTTGAACGGATCGTCGAACACCGATACGGCCCGGCCCGGCATCGTCGTCGTACACGCGGTCACGACCAGCGCGGCGCCGACGGCCACGGACAGCCCCAGTAGGGATCTCTGTCTGAAACTCCTGGTGGGGCTCATCGCCGGCGCCTTTCGCTCGTGGCGCAGCGGCCCCGAGGCCGTCGGCCGTACTCCTGTCAGAATAGTGAGTTCGCGCCGTCGGCTCGGAATATCGCCGCCTATCGCCGCCTATCGCGCTGCCGCGGTGTCTTCGGCGCCGCGGAGCCTGCGCAGCGCGGCGAGCACCCTGGTGCTGTCGGTGGTCGCCCAGAACGGTGGCAGTGATGCGCGCAGGTAACCGCTGTAGCGTGCGGTGGCCATCCGGGAGTCGAGCACCGCCACGACGCCGCGGTCCTCGACGCGACGCAACAGCCGGCCGGCGCCCTGGGCCAGCAGCAGGGCGGCGTGGCTGGCCGCCACGGCCATGAACCCGTTGCCGCCGCGCGCCGCGATCCGGCGCTGGCGGGCGGTCAGCAGCGGGTCGTCGGGCCGCGGGAACGGGATACGGTCGATCAGGACGAGGGACAGCGACGGGCCGGGCACATCGACGCCCTGCCACAGCGACAGCGTTCCGAACAGCGAGGTCTGCTCGTCCTCGGCGAACTGCGCGACCAGCGCGGAGGTGGTGTCGTCACCCTGGCACAGCACAGGGGTGTCGAGACGCTCGCGCATGACCTCCGCGGCCGCCTTGGCCGCTCGCATCGACGAGAAAAGGCCCAGCGTGCGGCCATCGGCCGCCTCGATCAAGGCCGTGATCTCGTCGAGCTGCTCGGCGGACCCGGTGCCGTCGCGTCCTGGCGGCGGCAGATGCGCGGCGACGTACAGGATCCCGGACTTCGCATGGTCGAACGGAGACCCGACGTCGAGGCCGCGCCACCGCGGGAATTTGGGCTCCTCCGGGGAGTCAGCCCCGCCGGACAGACCCCACGCGGCGGCCATCGCGTCGAAACTGCCACCGATGGTCAAGGTGGCCGACGTCAGCACCGCGGTGGCATGCCCGAACAACCGGGTCCGCAGCAGGCCCGACACCGACAACGGTGCGACGCGCAGAATGGTGCGCCCGCCGGACCGTCCGTCCTCGTACTGCTCGAGCCACACCACGTCGGTCCGGTCGGGGATCGCGGGAACGAACGAGTCCAGGATCCGCGCCGCCGTGTCGGCGACATCCGAAAGCGCGGTGGCGGCCTCGCTGCGCGCGGTCGCCGTCTTCGGGTCGTTGCGTGAGGTGTCGACCGCGGAACGCGCGGCGTGGGCCGAATCGCGAAGCACTGTCAAGTAATTGGCGAGTTCTTCGTCGAGAACGTCGATGCGGCCGGGGCGCGCGTCGAACAGCGCCGAGGTGAACGTCGCGATCGCCGCCTCCAGCCGCTGGGCCAATTCGGGCGGTACGACGCGGGCGGCGCGGCGGTGCGCGACGCCCAGGGCGGTGGGTGACAGTTCCCCGGTGGCCACACCGGTGACGCGGTCGACGAGTTCGTGTGCTTCGTCGACGACCAGCAGGTCGTGTTCGGGCAGCACGTTGAGGTCGCCGATCGCGTCGATCGCCAGCAGCGCGTGGTTGGTCACGACGACATCGGCCTGCCCGGCGCGTTCGCGGGCCCGCTCCGAGAAGCAGTCGGTGCCGAACGGGCAGCGCGACACCCCGATGCACTCCCTCGACGAAACGCTGACCTGCGCCCAGGACCGGTCGGGCACACCGGGTTTGAGTTCGTCGCGGTCGCCGGTGTCGGTGGTGTCCGACCACTGGGTCAGTCGCTGCACGTCGCGTCCCATCGCGCTGGCCGCGACCGGGGAGAACAACTCCTCCTGCGGCACGTCGTCGGGTTCGGCAGCGGCGGATCCGTTGTGGATCTTGTTCAGGCACAGGTAGTTTCCGCGCCCCTTGAGCAGTGCGAAGGCAGGTCGCCGGGGGAGTGTCCCGGCCAGCGCGTCGGCCAGCCGGGGCAGGTCCCGGTCGACCAGCTGCCGCTGCAGCGCGATCGTCGCCGTCGACACGATCACCGGCCGGTTGTCGCTGAGCGACCGCGCGACGGCGGGCACCAGATAGGCCAGCGACTTGCCGGTGCCCGTCCCTGCCTGGACCGCGAGGTGCTCGCCGGTGGTGAACGCGCGTGCGACGGCCTCGGCCATCTCAATCTGACCGTCGCGGGTCGCGCCGCCCAGCGCCGCGACCGCGGTGGCCAGCAGATCGGTCACCTCCACCGCTCAGCTCCGGCCTGGGGTGGGGGCGATGATCCGGGTCGGGATCGCGGCGTCGCCTCTGGACAGCTTCAGCCCGTCCCACGGCAGGCTGAGCAGCCCGTCGCGGACCCGGGCGCGAGCGCTGTGCAGGTCGAGTTCGGCGACCGGCTCCCCGTGACGCACCAGTGGCACGGTCAGCGGACGTGCGGCCAGATCGACGGGGACGTCCGGAGCCGGACGGTCGGCCGGATGCACGAT carries:
- a CDS encoding peptidase, with amino-acid sequence MSPTRSFRQRSLLGLSVAVGAALVVTACTTTMPGRAVSVFDDPFKVAGMPATDGPSGLRPNAEGPARDVEGTDGGAIDELGASAISDIEDYWATAYPETFDERFKPVAELISWDANGFDGEFCGDSTYGLVNAGFCYADRTIGWDRGELLPALQRAHGDIGVLMVLAHEYGHAISRLGGLTGKDTPTLVAEQQADCFSGAYMRWVAEDSSQRFSLSTGEGLNNVLAGVISVRDPLLNEGDPDVGFDEHGSAFERLSAFQFGFTDGPSACAGIDLEEIAQRRGDLPVLLPEDQTGELPVSEESVRSIIEAMEVLFEPKNPPALSFEPGDADSCADARPSPPASYCPATNTIVVDLDGLEDLSAQPDPDQVGSLAVGDNVAYSVLVSRYMLAIQQERGGLALDNAAAALRTACLTGVATAKMTKEIQTPDGDTIALTAGDVDEAVSGILMNGLAASDVNGDSVPSGFSRIDAFRLGVLGDTPRCFKRFP
- a CDS encoding ATP-dependent DNA helicase; its protein translation is MEVTDLLATAVAALGGATRDGQIEMAEAVARAFTTGEHLAVQAGTGTGKSLAYLVPAVARSLSDNRPVIVSTATIALQRQLVDRDLPRLADALAGTLPRRPAFALLKGRGNYLCLNKIHNGSAAAEPDDVPQEELFSPVAASAMGRDVQRLTQWSDTTDTGDRDELKPGVPDRSWAQVSVSSRECIGVSRCPFGTDCFSERARERAGQADVVVTNHALLAIDAIGDLNVLPEHDLLVVDEAHELVDRVTGVATGELSPTALGVAHRRAARVVPPELAQRLEAAIATFTSALFDARPGRIDVLDEELANYLTVLRDSAHAARSAVDTSRNDPKTATARSEAATALSDVADTAARILDSFVPAIPDRTDVVWLEQYEDGRSGGRTILRVAPLSVSGLLRTRLFGHATAVLTSATLTIGGSFDAMAAAWGLSGGADSPEEPKFPRWRGLDVGSPFDHAKSGILYVAAHLPPPGRDGTGSAEQLDEITALIEAADGRTLGLFSSMRAAKAAAEVMRERLDTPVLCQGDDTTSALVAQFAEDEQTSLFGTLSLWQGVDVPGPSLSLVLIDRIPFPRPDDPLLTARQRRIAARGGNGFMAVAASHAALLLAQGAGRLLRRVEDRGVVAVLDSRMATARYSGYLRASLPPFWATTDSTRVLAALRRLRGAEDTAAAR